The DNA segment ATCGCGATGACCCCGAGTACGGCTATCGCTTCCTCGTCGGCGAGGCGGAGGCGGCGGGCGAGCCGATGAGCGAGCGGACCGCGTGGCGGATCTGCCGCGACAACGCCTGGTGGTCTGTGTTCAGGAAGAAGCGGGCAAGGAACGGCCCGGGCCGCCCGTCCACGACGATCTCGTCCGGCGTGACTTCACTGCGCACGCGGTGAACGAGCTGTGGCTGGCCGACATCACCGAACACCCCACTGGCGAGGGCAAGCTGTATCTGTGCGCGGTCAAGGACGCCTGCTCCGGCCGCATCGTGGGCTACTCGATCTCCCACCGGATGAAGGCCCAACTCGCGGTGAACGCCCTGGACAACGCTGTTGCCCGCCGAGGCGTGGTGGCCGACTGCGTGGTGCACTCCGACCGCGGACCGCAGTTCCGCTCACGCAAATTCGTCCACGCTCTTCACCCGCACGACCTGGTGGGATCGATGGCCAGAGCCGGCACTGCCGGCGACAACGCCGCCACGGAATCGTTCTTCGGCCTGCTGCAGAACAACGTCCTGGACCACCGCACCTGGTCCATCCGGCAAAAGCTGCGGGCCGCGATCGTGACCTGGATCGAACGGACCTACCACCGACGCCGTAGACAGCTAACCCCGACCCTACACTTGGGCTTTGGTCCGGATCATGAGCGGTAACGCGAAAGTGTCTTCTGAGCTGGGACGATGAACCTTGTCGAGGGGTTCTGTCGGTCCAGGTGGAAGGCACTTTCTGCGTGCAGGGTAT comes from the Streptomyces sp. NBC_01471 genome and includes:
- a CDS encoding IS3 family transposase; the encoded protein is MADLPRQRLVVCVQEEAGKERPGPPVHDDLVRRDFTAHAVNELWLADITEHPTGEGKLYLCAVKDACSGRIVGYSISHRMKAQLAVNALDNAVARRGVVADCVVHSDRGPQFRSRKFVHALHPHDLVGSMARAGTAGDNAATESFFGLLQNNVLDHRTWSIRQKLRAAIVTWIERTYHRRRRQLTPTLHLGFGPDHER